Proteins encoded by one window of Culicoides brevitarsis isolate CSIRO-B50_1 chromosome 2, AGI_CSIRO_Cbre_v1, whole genome shotgun sequence:
- the LOC134828703 gene encoding lipase 1-like has product MFLTSLIISTILMKSWALDDVTTNIVSAQGYPMEKHGVETSDGFKITMHRIPFSYTKVLQDGNPKKSILLVHGILCSSAMWVTNMNNNATALAFLLSDAGYDVWMLNVRGTEASMGHTKLNIDDPKFWDFSWHEMGMEDIPAAIDYILRKTERQKIHYVGHSQGCTALLVTLSMRPEYNEKIASAYLLSPAAFMQNIRGLVPSLLGKRRSNTLSKTLDRLGWHAIVVHNNTFSDHIRSVCGNSQLSRVCANMMVNMIGQPAENVDKKQLLAFLFKLVGDNSSLKQFTHYVQMMRSAKFQMYDYGTEENIKIYQSDDPTEYNLTQITVPMTIWRAEHDPLSTEKDLEILSDQLQNAQPVVVMPGNHVDYIFEPNSITTIKDYMLETMENVV; this is encoded by the exons atgtttttaacaagtttaataatttcgacaattttgatgaaaagttgGGCATTGGACGATGTAACG ACAAATATCGTGAGCGCCCAAGGATATCCGATGGAGAAGCATGGCGTGGAAACGAGTGACGGCTTTAAAATAACAATGCACCGCATTCCCTTCAGTTACACGAAAGTTTTGCAAGACGGCAATCCGAAGAAGAGCATTCTCCTGGTGCACGGCATACTTTGCTCGAGTGCCATGTGGGTGACAAACATGAATAATAACGCAACGGCACTCGCCTTTCTGCTTTCGGATGCCGGATATGACGTGTGGATGCTAAATGTTCGCGGAACCGAAGCCTCCATGGgacacacaaaattaaatattgacgaTCCGAAATTTTGGGATTTTAGTTGGCACGAAATGGGTATGGAAGACATCCCGGCGGCAATTGACTACATCTTGCGCAAGACGGAACGCCAAAAAATCCACTATGTCGGTCATTCGCAGGGATGCACGGCATTATTGGTGACGTTAAGCATGCGACCGGAgtacaacgaaaaaattgcATCAGCTTATTTGCTGTCGCCGGCGgcttttatgcaaaatattcGCGGTCTTGTGCCGAGTTTGTTGGGTAAACGTCGTTCAAATACCCTCTCGAAGACTTTAGACCGTCTCGGATGGCATGCAATTGTCGTCCATAATAATACTTTTTCCGATCACATAAGAAGTGTGTGTGGCAATTCGCAATTAAGTCGCGTTTGTGCCAACATGATGGTCAATATGATCGGACAACCAGCGGAAAATGTCGATAAAAAACAGTTGCTggcatttttgttcaaactcGTGGGCGACAATAGTTCCCTCAAGCAATTCACGCACTACGTACAGATGATGCGAAGTGCCAAATTTCAAATGTACGACTATGGCACCGaggaaaacattaaaatttatcaatcagATGACCCTACTGAATACAATTTGACACAAATAACGGTGCCCATGACAATTTGGCGCGCCGAACACGATCCACTGTCCACGGAAAAagatcttgaaattttatcggATCAACTACAGAATGCGCAGCCGGTGGTAGTGATGCCCGGGAATCATGTCGATTACATATTTGAACCGAATTCAATTACCACAATCAAAGATTATATGTTGGAAACAATGGAAAATGTTGTGTAG